In the Nocardioides panaciterrulae genome, GGGTGCCGGACCTCGGTGCGGGCGAGCACGGCGAGCAGCACCAGACCGGCGGCGAAGCCGGCGACGGTGCGCCCGGAGAGCCAGCCGTGCTCCGGCGTGCCGATGAGCGACCAGACGATCGCCACCGCGCCGAGCGTGGCGGTCAGGGCGCCGACGAGGTCGAAGCGGCCCGGGCGGCGCGGGGTCTCGGCGACGAACCGCGGTACGAGGACCAGCACGGCCAGGCCGATCGGCACGTTGATGAACAGCGTCCAGCGCCACGAGCCGAGGTCGGTGACCACGCCGCCGAGCAGCAGGCCGAGGGAGGCGCCGGCCGACGAGACGGCCCCGAAGAGCGCCAGCGCCCGGTTGCGGGCGGCCTGGTCGGGCGCGCTGGTGGTCAGCAGCGCGAGCACGCTCGGCGCGGCCATCGCGGCCCCGGCTCCCTGGAGGGCGCGGGCCAGCACCAGCTGGGTGGGCGTCTGGGCCAGGCCGCCGAGGAACGAGAACAGCGTGAACACGGTGAGCCCGATCTGGAACATCCGCAGCCGGCCGCGCACGTCGCCCAGCCGGCCGCCGAGCAGCAGCAGGCCGCCGAACGCCAGCGTGTAGCCGTTGAGCACCCAGGACAGGGAGGCCGGGCCGAACCCGAGGTCCGCGTCGATGCGGGGGAGCGCGACGTTCACGACGGTGGCGTCGAGCACGAGCATCAGCTGGGCGAGCAGCACGACGGCGATGCCGGTCGCGGCGCGGCCGGCGTCCGCCGGGAGCTCGGTGGGGAGCTCGGTGTGGAGCTCGGTCGGGAGGTCGTGGGCCCGTGTGCGGGCAGGGCGGAGCGAGGAGAATGGCATGGTGGGTCAGTCCTGTTTCTGGTCTTGCCGACCGACGTAGAATTAGCGGAGAATGACTCCGGTTCTGGATCGACAGTACCGGAGAGTGTCTCCGGTTATCAAGGGGTGTTTCTGTGCGCGCTGACGCCAAGCGCAACCGCGACCGGATCGTCGACGTCGCTCGTGAGGTCTTCCGGGAGAAGGGGTACGACGCCCCGCTCGACGAGGTCGCCCGCCGGGCCGGGGTCGGGGCGGGCACGCTCTACCGCCACTTCCCGACCCGGGACGCGCTGCTCGACGCGATCATGCAGAGCTGGGTGGACCGGGTGAACGAGGCGACCGAGAAGACGCTCGCCTTCGAGGGCTCCGACCGCGACCTGCTGGTGGGCTGGCTCGAGACGTACGCCGGCCTGATCTCGCTGCACAAGGGTGGCCCGGCGAAGATCACCTCGGCGATGGGCGACCCCGACTCCCCGATCATCGGCAAGTGCCAGGTGCTGGCCCAGGCCAGCCAGCGGGTGATGGACCGGCTCGACGCCGCCGGCGCGCTGCGCCCGGGCGTGGACGCCGTGGGGGTGTGCAAGCTCGTCGGCGGCGTGGCGACCGTGGCGGACAACGCCGACCAGCCGCTCAGCACGGTCCGCCCGCTGCTCGAGGTCGTCGCCGACGGCCTGCTGCGCTGAGCCCAGCGCCCCGCCCAGGACACGCCGAGGCACGCCGAGTCACGCCGAGTCGGCGCTCGTTGACGCCCGGGACACGTCGAGTCGGCGCTCGTTGACGCCCGAGAGCGTCAAGCTGCGCCGACTCGGCGTACTGGCGAGCGTCAAGCTGCGCCGACTCGGCGTACTGGGGGTGTCAAGCTGCGCCGACTCGGCGGGCGGGCGGGCGGCTGGACGGAGGCGAGTGCGGCGTCCGCGGCGGACGCCGGTAGATTGACCTCGTGCCCGAGACGACTCGCACCGCCCTGGACACCGTCACCGTCGCCAAGGACGACCCGCACCGCGAACAGCCGTGGGCCGATCTGGGCCTGAAGGCCGATGAGTACCAGCGGATCCGCGAGATCCTCGGCCGCCGGCCCACCAGCAGCGAGCTGGCGATGTACTCGGTGATGTGGAGCGAGCACTGCTCCTACAAGAGCAGCAAGGTCCACCTCAAGCAGTTCGGTGAGCTGGCCGACCAGCTCGCGGCCGAGGGCCGGTCCGGCAAGATGCTGGCCGGCATCGGCGAGAACGCCGGCGTCATCGACGTCGGCCAGGGCTACGCGGTGACCTTCAAGGTCGAGAGCCACAACCACCCGTCGTACGTCGAGCCCTACCAGGGCGCCGCGACCGGCGTCGGCGGCATCGTCCGCGACATCCTCGCGATGGGCGCCCGCCCGGTGGCGGTCATGGACCCGCTGCGCTTCGGGCCGCTGGAGGCCGACGACACCCACCGGGTGCTGCCCGGGATCGTGGCCGGCGTCGGCGGCTACGGCAACTGCCTGGGGCTGCCGAACATCGGCGGCGAGGTGGTCTTCGACCAGAGCTACCTCGGCAACCCCCTGGTCAACGCGCTGTGCGTCGGGGTGCTCCGGCACGAGGACCTGCACCTGGCCAAGGCCAGCGGGGTCGGCAACCAGGTGATCCTCTACGGCGCCCGGACCGGCGGCGACGGGATCGGCGGCGTCTCGGTGCTGGCGTCGGAGACGTTCGACGCCGGCGTCGACGGGCAGAGCGGCCCGGCGAAGCGGCCCAGCGTCCAGGTCGGCGACCCGTTCATGGAGAAGCTGCTCATCGAGTGCACGCTGGAGCTCTTCGCCGCCGGGCTGGTCGCCGGGATCCAGGACCTCGGCGGCGCCGGCCTGTCCTGCGCCACCTCCGAGCTGGCCAGCGCCGGCGACGGCGGCATGCACGTCGAGCTCGACCGGGTCCCGCTGCGCGACTCCACGCTCGCGCCGGAGGAGATCCTCATGAGCGAGTCCCAGGAGCGGATGATGGCGGTCGTCGAGCCCGGCGACGTCGAGGCGTTCCTCGCGATCTGCGCCAAGTGGGACGTCGAGGCGGTCGTGGTCGGCGAGGTCACCGACACCGGCCGGCTGCACATCGACTGGCACGGCGAGCGGGTCGTCGACGTGCCGCCGCGGACGGTCGCGCACGAGGGCC is a window encoding:
- the purL gene encoding phosphoribosylformylglycinamidine synthase subunit PurL yields the protein MPETTRTALDTVTVAKDDPHREQPWADLGLKADEYQRIREILGRRPTSSELAMYSVMWSEHCSYKSSKVHLKQFGELADQLAAEGRSGKMLAGIGENAGVIDVGQGYAVTFKVESHNHPSYVEPYQGAATGVGGIVRDILAMGARPVAVMDPLRFGPLEADDTHRVLPGIVAGVGGYGNCLGLPNIGGEVVFDQSYLGNPLVNALCVGVLRHEDLHLAKASGVGNQVILYGARTGGDGIGGVSVLASETFDAGVDGQSGPAKRPSVQVGDPFMEKLLIECTLELFAAGLVAGIQDLGGAGLSCATSELASAGDGGMHVELDRVPLRDSTLAPEEILMSESQERMMAVVEPGDVEAFLAICAKWDVEAVVVGEVTDTGRLHIDWHGERVVDVPPRTVAHEGPTYQRPFARPDWQDDLQADGAERLPRPADGAELRETLLRLVASPNLCDKSWITDQYDRYVRGNTVLAQPSDSGMVRVDEETNLGVAVSTDCNGRFAKLDPYAGAQLALAESYRNVATGGATPLAISDCLNFGSPEDPAVMWQLAEACRGLKDGCLELGTPVTGGNVSLYNQTGEHPILPTPVVAVLGVIEDVTRRTPSAWSTAGDAVFLLGETREELSGSEWAHVVHGHLGGLPPKVDLARERALGELLHAGVGLLTSAHDLSEGGLGQALVESALRHDVGATVSLPGDAFLDLFAESAGRVLVTVPAADEPALADLAARHGVPLTRLGATGGDALVVEGQFELPLAELRQAWTATLPAALA
- a CDS encoding MFS transporter, with translation MPFSSLRPARTRAHDLPTELHTELPTELPADAGRAATGIAVVLLAQLMLVLDATVVNVALPRIDADLGFGPASLSWVLNGYTLAFGGLLLLGGRLGDVRGRLRMFQIGLTVFTLFSFLGGLAQTPTQLVLARALQGAGAAMAAPSVLALLTTSAPDQAARNRALALFGAVSSAGASLGLLLGGVVTDLGSWRWTLFINVPIGLAVLVLVPRFVAETPRRPGRFDLVGALTATLGAVAIVWSLIGTPEHGWLSGRTVAGFAAGLVLLAVLARTEVRHPHPLVQPHLLRDRERVVALAAMALVIGANLSMFFLVVQYDELVLGFGPFATGLAFLPFSLGVFAMSRVTPWLITRMGPRRMVLTGTAALVVGYVWLSGLTGTDDYLGSVFGPVLIAGLSTGFVFMPITATVLSDVEPEHAGSASGLLQTTQQLGAAVGVAAIVSVYAAGAVPGQFLPGLRAAFLTSAGFSLVAFLVTAIALRPRRAPATVTALEPDRAPVADAA
- a CDS encoding TetR family transcriptional regulator encodes the protein MRADAKRNRDRIVDVAREVFREKGYDAPLDEVARRAGVGAGTLYRHFPTRDALLDAIMQSWVDRVNEATEKTLAFEGSDRDLLVGWLETYAGLISLHKGGPAKITSAMGDPDSPIIGKCQVLAQASQRVMDRLDAAGALRPGVDAVGVCKLVGGVATVADNADQPLSTVRPLLEVVADGLLR